The nucleotide sequence CGATGAGCCGCTCGGCGTGACCAATCTGCGAACCAAGCTCGCGCAGTCGTTCACTTTGCCGATACCGATTCAATTAAGCGAAATACAACTCAAACTCGAAGAATTCGTCATAACGACGATCTCGCCGGATTTGATTGTCGAAATTCGGGACGACGACAGCGGTAAACCCTCCGGGAACGTCCTGGCATCTCGAACGCTCCCTTACGCAAGTTTGACGCCGATCAACGGGTGGACGGTGTTTGATTTTCCCGACCTTCCGTCGCTCCCATCCGGCCAAAAGTTGTGGATTGTCTTCACCACCAATCCCATCGGATCCTCCGGCGAACACATCAATTGGCTCTACGACCTGTCGCAGGATCTGCCCGGCCAGAACCTGATGTTCCTCAACGGAAGCACTGGGCAATGGAACACTCAATTTGTGCCGACGCATGATTTTTATTTCCGAATCAGTCGGGCCATCGACCTGAATCCAAAGCCGACGGAAGGTGGAGGTTATTTAAGTTTCGAATATCAGAATACCAGCGGATCCGGCGAGCATATCCACATGATCCGAGACGTGGCGCAGGGCGATTGGGAAATGGAACTGCGCTTTCGATTGCGGAGGCTCGCTCCCATATTCAACTCGGGCCAGTTTGTGATCGGAATTTTGCAGGGCACACGGACTGTGCTGGACGGAGCGGAACGAACAGCAAAGCTGCTTCACGAATTTCGGTTCAACACCCAGAACAATTTCAACGTCAGCTACGACGCCCGCATGGTGGACGGTAGTGGAACCATTCACACGTCCGGCTCGGGGACATGGCCGAACATTAATGTCCAGAACGGATTTCTAGCCAACGATCCACATATCTTTAACCTCAAAGCCACGCGAGTTGGGAACGGAATCAAATACCTGCTCTATCACTCCGACAACCCCGCGAATATTTTGTTGGAAACGAGCGTTTCGCCTACAGTCCGGGATCTTGGCGGCGATATTTTCTTCGACATCGGATCAACGTCGCTCTTTAACTCCTCTTTCGGTGTCGCTTTTGACCTCGACTACCTCTATCTCAACTCACCGCCCGTGGAATTGCCGACGGGATTTCTACGATTGCGCCACAGTTTTGGCGTGAACACCAAGTTGGAAAACTTTGAGTTCCGTCGGCAGATCCCCGCGGTCGGCGACAAGGTGGAACTGCAATTTCGTTCCGGCAACACCATCGCGGAATTGGAAGCGGCCGCGTTTGGTCCCATCGTGGCGACTCAACCGGGATCGTTTGATCCGGGCAACCCGCAGAATCTCTATGAGAAGGCCATCCTCAATATCCCGATGGCCAAGTTCTTTGAGACGAAACTGTCGCTGACCAAAGCGTCGCCGTCGCCCATCTTGGAATTGTACGCGCTCGAGTTCACGCCGGAGGCCACCCCCGCGCCGGAGCCGGAAGCGGCCAAACCAATTCTCACTTACCGGCGAATTATCGATTCCAATTCTGATTGGGGCCGCGCCGTCGAGAAATCGTCCTCCATCGCCGTTGTGAACGGCATGGCGACGTTATCGCCTGTGTTCCAAGACCTGTTCGACGCGTTCGTGATTGGGTCCGACTGGACGGCCTATCAGCGAAACGCCAACGTGTTCTCGTCGTTGGGTTTCTTGCGGATGAATATCTTGGGCGGCGACGCCGACGCGATTTTGGTCAAGACCGCTCCCATTCCCGCCGCCTTTAACGCTACGGTTCGGTGGAAGCTGGAGGATTTGGCCGCCATGCAAAACGGGGCGACCTTCAATGTCTTTTCGGTCTTTAATGGCCCGACATTGCCGACCCCCAACGATATTCGTGTTGGCGGACTTGGCACATCAACCACGCATCACACCATCATCATCCGCAGAGTCAAAGGCGGTGATGGGTCCCATCGGTTCGGAATCGTCGCCTGTCGATCCGACGGTGTTTTCGTGGGGTGGAACCAGACGACGCAAACATGGGTGCCCGGGGCCGGTGATCAAGTAATTCCCGCTGGTAAGGAAGCGACTTTGTGGACGTTTGAGGTCTGCGTTGTTGGCGGCGTGTTAACCATCAAGGCGAAGGATGATCAGTCGGTCATTCGGTTTGATACCAGCGTCCAGCCACTCAATATCAAGATCAATGACAACCAAAGGTGGATGGTGCTGGGCGATAGCGATCTTTCCGACATGCCCTCCGGCACAACCCAACTATTTGATTCCGTTGAGACGGATATCCCAACAAGCGGAGCCTCCAGCGGCTTCATTCGGTTTCGAGATTCGTTGGGCGCGAGAGGCCGACTCGGAACAATCAAAGTTATTCCTTCCACTCTCATACAGGCCGATCCCGCGCCCATCAGCATTAAAGCGCGATCCGCAGATTCAGTGGACGATCTCATCAATGTCTCATTCAAGGATTCCGGTCAATTTGTTCCCAGCGTTTTCGGGAACGAAGTTAATTTGGATGTGCCGCCCGGCGCTTTCGTTGAGGTTGAGCTGAGTCTTTTTTCTCAATCACCGGGACCGGAGATCCAATTCCTGTCGTGGGAGATTGAGCCTCTCATCGACGACACACCGCTCATCCTTTCACTCGACGCCATAACGCCGGACGCAGTGGCGGTGTCCTCATCCGTCGGCGCGGCGCAACCGGAGAACCAGTCCACCGTTCCGAATGTGAAAGACGGCGATCCTGACACCCAATGGGTGTCCACTACGGGGCTTGAAGGTTTCGGGATCTCGTGGTCGCTCACTTTGGGATTCAAGAAGGGCACGGTTTTCATTGAAGAGATCATCGATACCATTATTTTCCGAAACACCAATTTCAAGAAGGTAACCATCACACTCACGGAGTTGAACTCCAACAATCTGGAAACCGTGTTCTCTGGAGAGTTGCTGACGACCGACGTCATCATCACGTTCCCGCCAAAATTAACCGCCCAGATCATCATCGCGATTGAGACGAGCCAATCTCCGAACGAGTTAAAAACGCTTGGAGAGATTTTCGCGGGAAGGCTCCTTGTGGCTTTGCCGAACTTCACTCGATACGAGCCGAAGCGTGAGTTGGTGGAGTCCGGCACGATGCGAACGCTGGGCGGAAAGATCGTGGCCTTCCGAGGTTGCGACAAGTACATGAGCCGATGGACGGTGGAACAAGTTTCGAAAGACTTGAAGGACGTTCTTGAGGAAACGTTCAAAACAAACGCCTTGGTCACATTTTGGCCGGAGCCGAAATTTCGAACGCGTGACATTTTCGACGTCGCTTGGAAACTGGAAGAGATTCCGTTTCCGTACACCGATTTATTCAAAACCGCCGGACACACCATCGAGGCGGAGATGTCCGAGGTATAGGGACGGTCGTCCCAAGGAGGAATCAACAATGGCAAACCAAGATGCTTTGAGAGACGGAAACAGAACGCCAACGCTTCTCTTCGAGCAAACCAATGAGATTCGGCGCGTATCGGAGGTGAACCCGCTTCCCGTTGCTGTGGTGGGAACGAACTTTGGACTTACCACAGCTACGCTGGAAAAAGTAGGTCCCGGAACGGTCACACTGATAACTCCAGCCGCAGGAAAGAAGATCGCCGTGCGCGGAGCCGTGATCACGCTCGAATCTGCGACCGGAGCCGAAGTGGATATTCGCTTCGCCACCACCAACAAACTCATTCACAAGGTTTATCGGGGCGATCAAACCGGCAGTTACATCGAGTTAAACCTCGAAGGCAATGTGAATGAATTGGTGAACGCTGTAGTGACCGGCATCTCGGCGGGGCAGAAAGTGTTCTTCCTCGTGAATTATCAGGAGAAATAGTTTGGATAAAGAATCCGAAGCCCACGACTATTCGCTGTATCTCGCCGCTGATCAAAAACTCGACAAGCTGAAAGATCAGGTTAGCGAGCTATTCCAAAAAGACAATTCCACGAAGGAGCGCATCGACCACCTGTTTAACCGGCTTGATTTTGGCGTCGCCAAAACCGGTCAGGAGAACTCCGCCAAGATCACCGAACTCGCGGTCAAGTTGAACGACATCCAACACGAACTCGCATCGGAGAAGTCGACGGTGATTCATTTGGAGAAGGTGTTGGGCCGCATTATGGCCGGAATCTTTTGGGTGTCGTTTGCGGGAATTATGGGTGGACTCTTGGCAATGGCCTACCAAATCTTGCGTGTCCGCCTTCTGGGAGGATAAATGACGGGTTTAAATTTGAACATTCCGACAGTCGGCGCTCGTAAGTGGAAAGGAATCTGCTGGCATCATTCCGCATCGCCTGACAAAGTGACGCGGGATTGGGATTCCATCGTGAAGTACCACACCAGCTACCGGATTGATTTCGACATCGTCACCAAAGAGGAATTTGAGCGGAGGATCGCGGCGCACAAAGGCAAAGTGTTCCAAAAACCGTGGAACGCCGTCGGCTACCACGCGGGGACGGAGATTGTGAGCGCAAAGCCGGCGTTTTCATGGGGGCGCGCTCTATCGATGACGGGCGCTCATGCAGGCGTGGCCGGCGTCTCCAATAAATTCAACAAGGATTTCATCGGGATCTGTTGCATTGGAAACTACGATCCCATCTCACCGGATCCCGCTCTATGGAATTTCAATCTTGAAGTGACGCGCACATTCATGGCCGCTTTCAAAATTCCCAAAGAGCAAGTCATCGGTCACCGCGAGGTATTTGACCGTTTAAAAATTCCGAGACAAAAAACGTGCCCGGGCAATTCCTGGAATATGGATTTGTTCCGAGCCGAGTTATAAGAGGAGGACACATCAAATGGAACCAGCAAGCATGATCGTGCTTATCACCGCCGCCATTCCTTTCGTCACCGCGGCCGCGAAGAAAATACTCAAGACGGAGAAATGGGGAGAGAAAAAGAGCGGGTGGAACGCGCTTATTCCGATTGTGATTGGAATCGTTTCTGCAGGGGCCTATGCGCATTCTCAAGGTAGTGATTGGGTCACGTCTTTGGCTATCGGCCTCGGATCGGGTGGCGCGGCTTCAAGTGCCCGCGATATCGACAAAAACCTTACACATTTGGTGAGCGCTGTTTTGTCTCTTGTCAGGAAACCGCCGACAGACAATCCCGTCTGATCAATTCGAAAATCGCGGGTGGTGTTGGAGGGTTTCTCTCAAGAACGTCATGTCGACGTGCGAGTAGATTTGGGTTTGCCTTATATCTCGATGCCCCAGCGCCGCTTGAATTCCTCGGAGATTGGCCCCGCCATTTAAAAGATGCGTCGCGAACGAGTGCCGAAGCTGGTGTGGCGAGACGCGTCCCTTGATCCCGGCGCGATTCGCCCACCGTTTCAAAAGCCACCAGAATGTCCCTCGGCTGATGGGCCGTCCTCTCGCGCTCAAGAAAAGGTGGGGTGATGTTGCGTTTGGTTGCCGGTTCCTCGCCTCGACGTAGCGCAGGAGCGTTTCCTTGAGGGTTTGCCCGAAAGGGACAAGGCGATCCCGTCCTCCTTTGCCTCGGCGCACACGAACAAAACCTTCCTCGAAATTTACATCGCCAATCTTCAGGTTCACCAATTCCGAAACCCGAAGCCCTAGATTGTAGGCGGTGTCGATCATGGTTTTCGTTCGCATGGACGCGAAGGAAACCGAAACCAATGGGGTCAAAAGCGCACCCATTTGGACTACAGACAAGGGCTCCGGAATAATGTGTTGGAATTTCGGAAGTTTGAGTCCAGCGGTGGGATCAATTTTCAGGAGTTTCTCTGCAAACAAGAACCTGTGGAATTGGCGGATGGCCAGCGCGAGGTGAAAAATCGAACTTGGTTTCAGCCCCACGCGTTGCCGCGATCCAATGTGCGCCACGATGGTTTCTTTTGTGGAGGCGGCGATGTTTGATCCTTGCTTAGCAACGTCGCGGAGGTAGCTCTCGATTTGGTAGCGATAGGCGGACTGGGTAGCCGGTGATAGGCCGCGCTCCACGCGTAAGTGGGTGAGGAAATGCTCCAAAAGTTCGGCGCTCTCCGTCATAGGTTGACGGTGAACACCACAGCGCCGGTGGCGGATTTGAATTCAACGGTTTTGGCCTTCTTCATGCTGTCGGCTGAGGCCATGTTCTTGATTGCCTCGGCCACGTTGACGGCAGTCATGCGCCGGTGGGCCTCCATCGACGCCTCTTTATGGTCGGTGAGGATCGTGACGTTATCATCCGAGGTTAATCCGCCTTTGAATTGGCGCTCTAGCCCATCGATGGTCGTCTCAAACAAGATGTCGACCAGTTCACTGGTGAATTTGGCGTCGACCACAACCCAAAACTTATCACCTTGATTAATTCGCATGGGCAACTTCCTTCGGCTTGATGACGCGGACGTATTTCTTGTCGTCCTTCTCGATCTTCCACCCTTTGCGGGAAAAAGAAACCATACGGGCCCGCACATTGGCCTCGACATCTTTTCCTTTGGCCAGGTCCGGAGCCTGTTTGATCGCGACCGCCGCGATCTCCTTCACAGTTTTTCCGCCAGCGAAGAGTATTGGATCGATCACCGCCGACAACGACGGCCCCTTTGGTTTGCCGGATCCTTTTGGCCGACCGGCCCGGATGAGTGTTTTTGCCTCTTTACTGACTTCGGACTCTTTGTAGGGTTTGAGTTCGTAGGTTTTTGCAACCTCGATGTCATTCTCTGATCCCTCGATCTTGAGAACAACCTTGTCGCTCTTGTGGCCGACAACCGTGACGGGCGTTCCTTTTTTTGACAGGTACTTCTGACCTACTTTTGCGTCGATGGCATTCATGATTTTATTCCTCCCTTTGTTGTAATCACTGATTTTTTGAAAACCGCGAGATGGATGCCGTCGCATTTCGTGCCTTCGATCTTTCGCATAATCCGGCGAAGGTGCGCGATCCATTCTTTGTCTTGGCCTGGGCGATCCTCCGGCCCCATCTGGCCGGTATGGATCTGGTGGATCTTGGATCCAAGCGCCTCCACAATTTCCTCCCAGTCGGCCATTTCGAATTTGATTTCGTTTCTCATAGGGGCATTCCTCCTAGTTCTCGTCATCGGCTTCGGTTTCATTTTCCTCGCCGATGTCTTCCACGTATTCCATGACCGTTGATAAGAGATGGTTGTAATCGCCCGACATCGCTTTGTCCGTCATCTCTTTCACTTTGTCGCCTTGCCCCGCTTGGCGGAGTGC is from Elusimicrobiota bacterium and encodes:
- the xerD_9 gene encoding Tyrosine recombinase XerD, translated to MTESAELLEHFLTHLRVERGLSPATQSAYRYQIESYLRDVAKQGSNIAASTKETIVAHIGSRQRVGLKPSSIFHLALAIRQFHRFLFAEKLLKIDPTAGLKLPKFQHIIPEPLSVVQMGALLTPLVSVSFASMRTKTMIDTAYNLGLRVSELVNLKIGDVNFEEGFVRVRRGKGGRDRLVPFGQTLKETLLRYVEARNRQPNATSPHLFLSARGRPISRGTFWWLLKRWANRAGIKGRVSPHQLRHSFATHLLNGGANLRGIQAALGHRDIRQTQIYSHVDMTFLRETLQHHPRFSN